The Plasmodium brasilianum strain Bolivian I chromosome 14, whole genome shotgun sequence genome contains a region encoding:
- a CDS encoding bax inhibitor 1 has translation MYNQNGRENNTGAGGAPTGQSYGAVYNHGSYNYNYGQGKVNNEQKGYYYDTPGTATAANGGLYDEYSLNEFSSTKIRHGFIRKVYSILSIQLLITFGFSILAVLHKPFNAFIITNYTLFFVLGILLSLPIMITLACSPYIARKYPTNYFLLLLITIGMTLIVTLASARTNSEIFFYAFGTTSVVVVGLTIFAFQTKWDFTGWYVFLFMAFLILIVLGIVGIFVRSKIFNLVFAGISAFLLSISIIVDTQLIIGGKHKKYEFSVDDYIFATLALYMDIINLFLSILSIFSNTE, from the coding sequence atgtACAACCAGAACGGAAGAGAAAATAATACTGGTGCAGGTGGGGCCCCTACTGGGCAAAGTTATGGAGCTGTTTACAACCATGGATCATACAACTATAACTATGGACAAGGAAAAGTAAACAATGAACAAAAGGGTTATTACTATGACACTCCAGGTACTGCTACAGCAGCTAATGGTGGATTGTACGATGAATATTCACTAAATGAATTTTCTTCAACAAAGATTAGACATGGTTTCATTAGAAAAGTATATTCGATCTTATCTATCCAACTCCTTATTACCTTTGGATTTTCCATATTAGCAGTTTTACATAAACCTTTTAACGCATTTATAATTACCAACTATACTTTGTTTTTTGTGTTGGGTATATTGTTAAGTTTACCTATAATGATTACTTTAGCTTGTTCACCATATATAGCCAGAAAATACCCAACTAACTATTTTCTATTACTGTTAATAACGATCGGAATGACATTAATTGTTACATTAGCTAGTGCAAGAACAAATTCagagatttttttttatgcatttgGAACAACGTCAGTTGTAGTTGTTGGGTTAACCATTTTTGCTTTTCAAACTAAATGGGATTTCACTGGGTGGtacgtttttctttttatggcatttttaatattaatagtcCTTGGTATTGTAGGAATTTTTGTCCGaagtaaaattttcaatttagTTTTTGCAGGAATTAGTGCTTTTCTTTTATCCATCTCAATTATTGTTGATACCCAACTTATTATTGGaggaaaacataaaaaatatgaattttcaGTGGAcgattatatttttgctacGTTAGCCTTATATATGGacattattaatttgtttctttccatattatcaattttttcaaatacagaatga